TCCTTGCCGCGCACCTCCACCTTCTGGGTGCGGTAGTCGAACCATTCCTTCATCAGGTAAATGACCGGATGCTGCGTGAGGGGATTGAACTCCTGGGAGTCTGCATCCAGCTTGAGCACGTTGCGGGCAAATTCGATGACCGCGCACTGCATCCCCAGGCAGATGCCAAAAAAGGGCACGTTGTTTTCCCGGGCGTACTGGATGGCCCTAATTTTCCCGGCAATGCCCCGATTGCCGAAGCCGCCGGGCACGAGGATGCCGTCCAGCCCGGCCAGGGCACCGGCCACGGTCTTGTCCGTCACCTCTTCGGAGTTCACGTACACCAGATTCACAGCCACTTCGTTGGCAATGCCGCCGTGAACCAGCGCCTCGTGCAGGCTCTTGTAGGCTTCTTTCAAATCCACATACTTGCCCACAATGCCAATGGATACCTTGCCCGTGGGGTGGACCAGCTTCTGCGTGATCTGCTTCCAGGCGCTCAGGTCCGGATTCTTGGCCGGCAGCTTGAGCAGAATGGCCACCTTCTGATCCAGCCCTTCTTCGTACAACTTGAGGGGCACTTCGTAGATGTTCTTGACGTCCACGGCGGTGAACACGGCGTCCGCATCCACGTTGCAGAACAGGGCAATCTTGGTCTTGAGCTCCGCCGGAATGGCCTGCTCGCAGCGGCACAGGATGATATCCGGCATGATGCCGATGGACCGCAGTTCCTTCACGCTGTGCTGGGTGGGCTTGGTCTTCAGTTCGCCGGCGGTCTTGATGTACGGCACCAGGGTCAGATGGATGTACAGCACCTGCTCTTTGCCCAGGTCCCCGCGCAGCTGACGGATGGCCTCCAGAAACGGCAGGCCCTCAATGTCCCCCACGGTGCCGCCGATCTCCACAATCACCACGTCCATGTCGTCGGTGGCCAGATTCAGGATGGACTGCTTGATCTCGTCCGTGATGTGCGGAATCACCTGCACGGTGCCGCCCAGGTAGTCCCCGCGGCGCTCCTTGGTGATGACGCTGTGGTAGATGGAGCCAGAGGTGTAATTATTTTTCTGGCTCAGGGGCACGTTGAGATAGCGCTCGTAGTGGCCCAGATCCAGGTCAGTCTCGGCGCCGTCATCCGTGACGTAGACCTCGCCATGCTGGAAGGGGTTCATGGTCCCGGGGTCCACGTTGATGTACGGGTCCAGCTTCTGGATGGTGACTTTGAGGCCGCGCGCAATGAGCAGCGCCCCCAAAGAGGCCGCGGCCAGGCCCTTGCCCAGGGAGGACAACACCCCGCCGGTGACAAAGATAAATTTTGTTTTCAATGGCTTGCCGCCACGGTAATAACCGCTGGTCTTCATCGCGGAATCTCCAATCAGGTCAAAGTGAATTAAGGACATGCCGCGAAACAGCCTGCGCCAGACGGCTCATGCTGGAAGGCGCTGCACGCGGGAGCAAAACTGGCGCTTGAAATCCCGGCCAAGACTGTGCACAACGGCGGCGGGTGGCACGGCGCTCGGGAGAATACTTTTGCGAAAGACCTCCCTTTCGTCAAGCCCCCTGCGACATCTTGGCGCATCTCATGACGCATAGCACGATTGGATACAAGGAAGTCTCTCATGCCCCACTCTTCTGCACCCTCCCCGGCGTCCGTCAAGGCGCTTGTGGTCACCGGCTATGGTTCCAACTGCGAACGCGAATGCGCCCACGCCGCCAGACAGGCCGGCGCAGACGTGGCGGACATCGTCTTTTTTCCCGACCTGGTGGCCGACCGCGTTCGCCTGACTGACTACAACTTCCTGATCTTCCCCGGCGGATTTCTCGACGGCGACGATCTGGGCGCCGGCCAGGCCGCGGCCCTGCGCTGGCGGCACGTGCGCACCGCGTCCGGCCGCTCCCTGCTGGACGACCTGAAAACCTTCCTGGACGCCGGCGGGCTGGTGCTTGGCATCTGCAACGGGTTTCAGCTGTTGGTCAAGCTGGGCCTGCTGCCAGCCTTGGACGGCCTGTATTTCGAACGCCAGGTGAGCCTTGCCCCCAACGATTCCGCCCGGTTTGAAGACCGCTGGGTGCGCCTGCAGGCCAACCCGGCCTCGCCCTGCGTCTTTACCAAAGGCATTGATGTGATCGACCTGCCCGTGCGCCACGGCGAAGGCAAGCTGGTGCCGGCGGACGAGGCGGTGTTTCAAAAAATCATCGCCAACAACCTCATTGCCTTGCAATATATTGATCCTGCCACGGGCGAGCCGACGGACGCCTACCCGCACAATCC
This sequence is a window from Megalodesulfovibrio gigas DSM 1382 = ATCC 19364. Protein-coding genes within it:
- a CDS encoding CTP synthase gives rise to the protein MKTKFIFVTGGVLSSLGKGLAAASLGALLIARGLKVTIQKLDPYINVDPGTMNPFQHGEVYVTDDGAETDLDLGHYERYLNVPLSQKNNYTSGSIYHSVITKERRGDYLGGTVQVIPHITDEIKQSILNLATDDMDVVIVEIGGTVGDIEGLPFLEAIRQLRGDLGKEQVLYIHLTLVPYIKTAGELKTKPTQHSVKELRSIGIMPDIILCRCEQAIPAELKTKIALFCNVDADAVFTAVDVKNIYEVPLKLYEEGLDQKVAILLKLPAKNPDLSAWKQITQKLVHPTGKVSIGIVGKYVDLKEAYKSLHEALVHGGIANEVAVNLVYVNSEEVTDKTVAGALAGLDGILVPGGFGNRGIAGKIRAIQYARENNVPFFGICLGMQCAVIEFARNVLKLDADSQEFNPLTQHPVIYLMKEWFDYRTQKVEVRGKDTDLGGTMRLGAYPCVLASDTKAHAAYGKDEIQERHRHRYEFNQTYKEMCEEMGLVFSGLSPDKQLVEIVELPDHPWFLGCQFHPEFQSGPMRPHPLFREFIKAAKAAQAAKTAATGKA
- a CDS encoding phosphoribosylformylglycinamidine synthase subunit PurQ is translated as MPHSSAPSPASVKALVVTGYGSNCERECAHAARQAGADVADIVFFPDLVADRVRLTDYNFLIFPGGFLDGDDLGAGQAAALRWRHVRTASGRSLLDDLKTFLDAGGLVLGICNGFQLLVKLGLLPALDGLYFERQVSLAPNDSARFEDRWVRLQANPASPCVFTKGIDVIDLPVRHGEGKLVPADEAVFQKIIANNLIALQYIDPATGEPTDAYPHNPNGSPLGIAGLTDPSGRILGLMPHPEAFNDVTNHPHWTRGGAEIVGTLGVELLARGVAFLRG